A stretch of the Pelotomaculum isophthalicicum JI genome encodes the following:
- a CDS encoding coenzyme F420-0:L-glutamate ligase produces MISGKISIKTHIITEKDDIVDVSKKYVGEIVSPGDIIAVAESVVAISQGRAIRPETVKPGLLARILSNFPGKEGSLAAPPSMQVAIQETGLPRFLLGVLAAGLGRLVGRRGDFYRVAGRHLAQIDDFAGTMYPFDRHIVLGPKDPQKVVDRIKQATGAEAVITDVNDIGKVDILAATDGVAQDMLFDYLKDNPHGNDDQQTPIVVLIAEQNMRHFA; encoded by the coding sequence ATGATATCCGGAAAAATATCAATTAAAACACACATTATTACAGAGAAAGACGATATTGTGGATGTGTCGAAAAAATACGTCGGTGAGATAGTCTCCCCGGGCGATATTATTGCCGTGGCTGAAAGTGTGGTAGCCATTAGTCAGGGACGAGCCATCCGGCCGGAAACGGTGAAGCCAGGTTTGCTTGCTCGCATCTTAAGCAACTTCCCCGGTAAAGAAGGTAGCCTCGCCGCTCCGCCATCCATGCAGGTAGCCATACAAGAGACCGGTCTGCCGCGTTTTCTCCTGGGTGTGTTGGCAGCGGGACTGGGCAGGCTGGTTGGGCGAAGGGGAGATTTCTACCGGGTGGCCGGCCGGCATCTAGCCCAGATAGACGACTTTGCAGGTACGATGTATCCCTTTGACAGGCATATCGTTCTCGGTCCGAAGGACCCGCAAAAAGTCGTGGACAGGATCAAGCAGGCAACCGGAGCCGAGGCGGTTATTACAGATGTGAACGATATTGGGAAGGTAGACATTCTGGCTGCCACCGACGGAGTCGCCCAGGATATGTTGTTTGATTATCTTAAAGATAACCCGCATGGCAATGACGACCAGCAGACACCGATCGTGGTGCTGATAGCTGAACAAAATATGAGACATTTTGCTTGA
- a CDS encoding N-acetylmuramoyl-L-alanine amidase family protein has product MSKQKAPRITNMWSKIVDEEKGEWLTKVVLESTKPYKHGARNADGRVIFEGEGVILNMPGGTTEVNDGLLRELIVKQNGKKTVSVEMMLEHPAEFRLTDLKGFPFRVEIALNRSSITKLFSGKKIVIDPGHGGEDTGGKGPVSLQEKDVVIPIAKKLENILRRVNADVVLTRNGDENITREKRFALVKQTGADVYIGVHNRSCDDSNEDGVATLYAPANKQSAILARYVQEGLVNKLKAADRGTAEQAELAAIGGVPAIEAEVLTITNLVEEVFLRGLTVQKRAAEGIFNGLIKYFAQNGANSKGDYS; this is encoded by the coding sequence TTGTCTAAACAAAAAGCACCGAGAATAACCAACATGTGGTCAAAAATTGTAGATGAAGAAAAAGGCGAATGGCTTACCAAAGTGGTTCTCGAGTCGACGAAGCCATATAAGCATGGTGCCAGAAATGCTGACGGAAGGGTTATTTTCGAAGGTGAAGGCGTTATTTTGAATATGCCGGGGGGAACGACAGAGGTAAACGACGGACTTTTACGCGAGTTAATTGTAAAGCAGAACGGTAAAAAAACTGTTTCAGTGGAAATGATGCTGGAACACCCGGCGGAGTTTAGGTTGACAGATCTTAAAGGTTTTCCCTTCCGGGTGGAAATCGCTTTGAACCGCTCGTCTATTACCAAATTGTTCAGCGGGAAAAAGATTGTTATTGACCCCGGTCACGGAGGTGAAGACACCGGTGGGAAAGGACCTGTAAGCCTTCAGGAAAAAGACGTGGTTATACCCATCGCAAAAAAACTGGAAAACATTCTGCGCCGGGTAAACGCAGATGTTGTGCTTACCAGGAACGGTGATGAAAATATTACCAGGGAAAAAAGATTTGCTCTGGTTAAACAAACAGGCGCCGACGTATACATCGGCGTCCACAATCGCTCCTGTGACGATAGTAATGAAGACGGAGTTGCCACGCTATATGCTCCCGCTAATAAACAGAGCGCTATTTTAGCGCGTTACGTCCAGGAAGGTTTGGTCAATAAGCTCAAGGCCGCTGACAGAGGGACGGCGGAACAGGCGGAGTTGGCCGCGATTGGTGGAGTACCGGCGATAGAGGCGGAAGTGCTGACAATAACCAACTTAGTGGAGGAAGTATTCCTGCGCGGCCTGACAGTTCAAAAGAGAGCCGCGGAAGGGATTTTCAACGGTCTAATAAAATACTTTGCCCAAAACGGCGCGAATTCTAAAGGTGATTATTCATGA